CTGGGTGGTGAATATACCTCCATTGCTGAAGATATGCAGAAGAATATAGGTATTTCAACATCATTTTTCATGGTATATGCAGGTATTAGCGGAAGTATTGAGAAACATTCCAGTATTGGTTATTTCTCTTCCTATAATGTCGAAGATTGTTTTATACCCGGCAGGGCTTTTAAAGAAGATAGCTCTGCTGCTGGCATCACCGTAGCCAGCATTGAGGATAAATCCCGCGCTCCTGATTCATGCCATACGGTGGTATTCCATGAAATTGTTGAAACATCATATGAAAAACTTGATAAAGCAAAATGTACTGAAATAATTATGAAAAAAGCGGAAAAGATTATACCTGGTATACGGGATAGGACAATAGTCCTTGATTCAGCAACGCCACAAACCTTTCAGCGATATTCGGGTAATCTCAACGGTTCGGCATTTGGATGGAGACAGATACCGGGATTCAGAGGTGTTAAGAGGCATGGAATAAAAAATCTTTATATTGCAGGTCACTGGGGAGATATGGGTGGAGGAGTGCTCGCTGCTGCTTATTCAGGAGCCAAGGCAGCGGCAGATATATGTGGTGAAGAAGGGATAGCAATTGACTTCTGATATCTGTGTTGTAATTCCTGCATACAATGCATCTGCCACCATAAAGGATGTAGTTCGTGGTGCATTGAAATATGTTTCCCGGGTTATTGTTGCTGATGATGGTTCTACCGATGATACAGCAGGTGCTGCATCTGAAGCAGGGGCAGAAGTTCTGGTTATAGAAAAGAACAAAGGAAAAGGAAATGCCTTAAAATTGCTTTTTCAGAAGGCCATTGAAGAAGGATACCGCTCGGTAATATCTATGGATGCGGACGGACAACATGATCCTGAAGATATACCGCAGTTTATTGCGATATATACCAGGCATCCTGACGATATCATTGTAGGCTCAAGGATGCATGAAAAGGAAAAAATACCAAGGGCACGATACAATTCTATGTGTATAGCCCGATTTTATATTTCCCTCGTTGCTAACCAATTTCTGGAAGATACACAGTGTGGCTTCAGGTTGTACCCGTTATTAATTATAAAAAGATTGCGATTAATGACAGAAGGGTATGTTACCGAGACGGAATTGCTTATAAAAGCAGGGGATATGGGAATACATATCAGATTTGTGAAGGTTAAAACAATCTATAGCGAACATGGTAGTCATTTTAAACCCATAACAGATATTACCAGCATAACAGCATATATTATTTCCTATGCTCATATCAAATGGCTTATAGAAGGAGTAACCTCAAATAATCAGAACACATATTCGGCAAAAAATTATGTAAGAGACAGGATAGGAGAAAACAGGAAAATAGACGTTCTCTTTCAGATTTTGACCGCATTTACAGCGCTTCCTGCAACTATTATCTTTCTGGCAGAGTATATCATTTTACCACTGTTTATTCCTCATAATTTTGCATCTATCCGTAAACTTGGCTGTGGCTTCTCAAAGGTCACCATTGCAACGCAAATGTTACCTTTTGTACTTCTCTTTGCCATACTGGAAAAGACAATACAAGCGGCAGGTTTTCAGGTTAACTTCGTTGATAGATTTATAGGAAGATTTTATTCAAATCTATGGAAAGGCAAGAAATAGTGTAACATGATAATTCACCTGATATGATTATTCCGATAAAAGAAACGTGTAAATTGATAGTATACAGACTGATTCCCTACTGCTTCTTTTATCCTTTTTTCAAAATATTTTGCAGATTAGAGGTAAAGGGGATCGAGAACCTTTCCAGCAAAGAAGGTATTCTTATTGCTTCTAATCATCTCAGTTATATTGACCCGCCTCTTCTGGCAACGATAATTCCCCGGGGATGTACTTTTATGGCAAAACATGAACTGTTTGATATCCCGGTACTAAAATACATCATTCGGTATTATGCTTTTCCTGTAAACAGACAAAATCCAACAGCATCTTCAATAAAAACAGCAATACATAAACTTGCTTGTGGAAAAAAAGTTGTTATCTTCCCGGAGGGAAGAAGGAATATGGGGGCTAATGATGTTTCGTTCAAAAATGGTATAGCTATGACAGCTGTTTTAAGTAAAAAAAAGGTTGTGCCAACACTGATTGAGGGTACAAATAAACTTTTTCCAAAAGGTACCATCATTCCAAGGCCAGCGAAGTTGAAGATAACGTTTGGAGAACCTCTGGATATCCATCAGGTAGGTGCCGAATATAAAAAGATAAGTCAAAAGATCATGGAAC
The genomic region above belongs to Candidatus Jettenia caeni and contains:
- a CDS encoding glycosyltransferase, producing the protein MTSDICVVIPAYNASATIKDVVRGALKYVSRVIVADDGSTDDTAGAASEAGAEVLVIEKNKGKGNALKLLFQKAIEEGYRSVISMDADGQHDPEDIPQFIAIYTRHPDDIIVGSRMHEKEKIPRARYNSMCIARFYISLVANQFLEDTQCGFRLYPLLIIKRLRLMTEGYVTETELLIKAGDMGIHIRFVKVKTIYSEHGSHFKPITDITSITAYIISYAHIKWLIEGVTSNNQNTYSAKNYVRDRIGENRKIDVLFQILTAFTALPATIIFLAEYIILPLFIPHNFASIRKLGCGFSKVTIATQMLPFVLLFAILEKTIQAAGFQVNFVDRFIGRFYSNLWKGKK
- a CDS encoding putative 1-acyl-sn-glycerol-3-phosphate acyltransferase, which translates into the protein MIIPIKETCKLIVYRLIPYCFFYPFFKIFCRLEVKGIENLSSKEGILIASNHLSYIDPPLLATIIPRGCTFMAKHELFDIPVLKYIIRYYAFPVNRQNPTASSIKTAIHKLACGKKVVIFPEGRRNMGANDVSFKNGIAMTAVLSKKKVVPTLIEGTNKLFPKGTIIPRPAKLKITFGEPLDIHQVGAEYKKISQKIMEHITQQTTVKNFEELSSIASDRTIHKQ